AGGTCCTGGCCTTCGCTGTCAGTTCCTTCTATGCGGGTGTGGCCGGCGGTCTGGTGGTAGCCGTCTATTACGGTTCGGCCAACATTGAAGAGTTCCATCTGATGCTGTCGTTCGAGATCCTTGGGATGGTTATCATCGGCGGAATGGGAAGCATTCTGGGGTCCTTTCTCGGCGCCGCGTTCATGACGCTGCTGCCGATTTTCATTGACCTGTCCATATCGTCCATAAGCCACAACATTGTTGACCTGAGTAAGGTGTTTACGCCGGACCTTATGGCCAACGCGAAAAACATGATCTTTGGGGCACTCATTATCTTCTTCTTGGCGGTGGAGCCTTTGGGCCTGGCGCGGCTTTGGAACACCATTAAGGACTACCTGCGCTTGTGGCCGTTTCCTTACTAAGGGTTCTGAAAGAGTCTTTGTGCCGGACAGGCGGAGGCAGGCCGGGCGCCGGTCGAGTCCGGACCTCAGGCAGGATGACAAACACGGCTTTTACCAAATTCCTTCCAAGGAGGTGGAGTCTATGTCCAAAGCTATGAAACTCAGATGGGCCCTCGTGATCTCGCTCGTGATTGCCGGCCCCATGTTGATGGCTGGTCCGGCCGCGGCCCAGGAAAAGGAACAGTGGCTTCCGCTGCTCTGCTATCGCACCGGCCCTTACGCACCCGGCGGGAGCGGCCTGTGTGGAGGTTTCGAGGATTACATAGACCTTATCAATCTTAAGGGTGGTGTCGAAGGCATAAAGCTCAAATGGGAAGAATGTGAGACAGCCTACTCCCCGCCCAGGGGAGTGGAGTGTTACGAGCGGACGAAGCAGGAGCACGGCGGCGCTTGCGTCCACCATCCCCGAGCCACCGGCATCACCTACGCTCTCACAGAGCGGGCCACCGCGGACAAAATCCCGTTGATGACCCTTGGGTACGGGCGAGCCGACGCACAAGCCGGGGGGGATATTTTCCCCTACGTCTTCCCACTGGTAACGACGTACTGGTCCCAGGTAACCGGAAAGATTAAATATATAGCCCAAAGGGAAGGCGGGCTGGAGGAACTCAAGGGCAAGAAGATCGCGCTTCTCTATATTGACGTGGCATACGGTCAGGAAACCATCCCGGTTTTGAAAACCTTGGCGGCAAAGTATGGCTTCGAACTCGGCCTGTTCCCCGTTCCTCCTCCGGGACTGGAGCAAAGCGCGCAATGGCTCGACATCAAACGTCGCTTCAAAGCCGACTGGGTGATCAACCGTAACTGGGGCATTAGCTGCACTGTTCCACTGAAGGAAGCGGCCCGAGTCGGTTTCCCTCGCGACCACATCATCGGAGTGTGGTGGTGCGGCTCGGAAGAAGATGTGGTCCCGGCAGGACCCGCGGCTAAGGGCTACATTTCGACCAATTTCCACGGTGTGGGTCAAAACTTCCCCGTCATCCAAGAGATCCTCGATCAGATCTACATGAAGGGGAAGGGCAATCTGCCGGTCACGCGAGTCGGGACAGTGTACTACAACAGGGGTGTCATCGAGGGGATCATGACGGTGGAAGCGCTCCGGACCGCCTATAAGGAATTCGGGGCCAAACCGGTCACCGGCGAGCAGGTGAAATGGGCACTGGAGCACCTCAATATCGATGCAGCGCGGCTGAAAGAGATCGGGGCACAGGGGTTTATGCCGCCGATCAAAACAAGCCCCACCGATCATGAAGGCGGAGGTTGGGTAAGGTTCCAGCAGTGGGACGGCACCAAGTGGGTGCCTATCGGCGACTGGGTAACACCAATGAAAGAAGTCGTGGCCGAGCAGGTCAAAAAGTCTGCCGCTGAATATGCGGCCAAGAAGAAAGAGGAGAAGTAAGGATGATTGAAGGCGCGCCGCCCCCGCTGCTCAGAGTAAACAACATTGAAGTCATTTACGAGCACGTGATCCTGGTCTTGAAGGGGGTCTCTCTTGAGGTTCCCGAGGGGGGAGTCATCGCCCTTCTCGGGGCCAACGGCGCCGGCAAAAGCACCACACTCAAAGCCATTTCCAACCTCCTTCGAGCGGAGCGCGGTGAGGTGACCAAAGGTACCATAGAGTTCGACGGCATGCGCATAGATCGCATGCACGCGGCGGAAGTGGTCAAAAACGGCGTGATACAGGTCATGGAGGGTCGCCGCGTCTTCGAGCATTTGACTGTGGAAGACAATCTCCTCACCGGGGCTTACACCCGGTCGGACAAGCGGGTAACGGAAGACCTGGAAAGGGTCTACCACTACTTTCCGCGACTCAAACAACGACGCGACGCCAAAGCCGGTTACGTCTCGGGAGGCGAACAGCAGATGGTGGCCATCGGTCGAGCGTTAATGTCCAAACCCAAAATTGTGCTCCTCGACGAGCCTTCGATGGGACTCGCTCCAATCCTGGTCGAAGAGATTTTCAACATTGTTTCCAAGTTGAATGCAGAGGAAAACGTCGCCGTGCTTCTGGCCGAGCAGAACGCAGCCATGGCCCTGGACTTCGCTCGATACGCCTACGTTATGGAAAACGGCCGTGTGGTCCTTGATGGTGAGGCTCAGGTCATCGCAGGCAACGAAGACGTCAGAGAGTTTTATCTGGGCCTCACCGCGATCGGAAAGAAGAGCTACCGTGATGTGAAGCACTACAAACGTCGCAAACGGTGGCTGGCTTAGTTGTATCATGTCCATTGCCGGATTTTTTGTCCGAATGGCGTCGAGCTTAGTGCCTAGTTCCTGCGACTTCCAGGATCCTCGTTATCTCCTTCCATGTGGCGGCGGGCACGGCCCGCCCTACAGCAGAGACGTCAACCAATCGTAGGGCGGGCCGTGCCCGCCGTTCGTGGCTGCCGACGAAAAACTTGACAGGACAACCCGCCTGAAATACCAGTTCCCAAAATCTTGCTGTTTTACAAATCTTTTACAAATGTTTTACTAGCCCATGACAACTCCCCTCTCCGTTCATGCTCCAATACTCTCAGACCCGGGTTGCGAAAGTCTTGGCTCTCTCGATGTAAGGGGGAGGTTCGGCCTATTTGGAGTTTGATGTTCAAGAAAAGAACAGTTTTCCAAGGAGATTTGTCATGAAGCATTCCAGGATCCGAGAGAAGTGTGTCTACAAAATGGCGCTGGTGGTGGGATTAATAGGTGTCTTATCCGGACTTTGGTTGGGAGCGACTCTCCTTGAAGCTGCAGGACGCACCACTGCAGTCACATGCTCTGTGGAAACGGACAGATCGGTTTTGTCGGCAAACGAATCACAAAAGGTTGTTGCCAAAGTGACCCTGAACGCTCTCAAGCTTCCGGCCGCTTCGGACCGTACCCCGGTGAATCTGTGCATTGTGCTGGACCGATCCGGGTCCATGGCAGGAGACAAGATCGTCAAAGCCAGGGAAGCAGCCGTTGAAGCCGTGAGACGGCTTGGTCCCAAGGATGTCTTTTCACTCGTGATCTATGACCACACGATTCAGACCTTAATACCCGCGAGGCACGTCAAGGATGTGGAGCAGATAGCAGCGAAGATCAGGGGCATTCATCCCGGCGGCAACACTGCTCTTTTCGGTGGAATGACACACGGAGCCGCGGAAATTCGTAAACACATAGAGGACAAATACGTTC
This portion of the Desulfomonile tiedjei genome encodes:
- a CDS encoding ABC transporter substrate-binding protein, encoding MKLRWALVISLVIAGPMLMAGPAAAQEKEQWLPLLCYRTGPYAPGGSGLCGGFEDYIDLINLKGGVEGIKLKWEECETAYSPPRGVECYERTKQEHGGACVHHPRATGITYALTERATADKIPLMTLGYGRADAQAGGDIFPYVFPLVTTYWSQVTGKIKYIAQREGGLEELKGKKIALLYIDVAYGQETIPVLKTLAAKYGFELGLFPVPPPGLEQSAQWLDIKRRFKADWVINRNWGISCTVPLKEAARVGFPRDHIIGVWWCGSEEDVVPAGPAAKGYISTNFHGVGQNFPVIQEILDQIYMKGKGNLPVTRVGTVYYNRGVIEGIMTVEALRTAYKEFGAKPVTGEQVKWALEHLNIDAARLKEIGAQGFMPPIKTSPTDHEGGGWVRFQQWDGTKWVPIGDWVTPMKEVVAEQVKKSAAEYAAKKKEEK
- a CDS encoding ABC transporter ATP-binding protein, coding for MIEGAPPPLLRVNNIEVIYEHVILVLKGVSLEVPEGGVIALLGANGAGKSTTLKAISNLLRAERGEVTKGTIEFDGMRIDRMHAAEVVKNGVIQVMEGRRVFEHLTVEDNLLTGAYTRSDKRVTEDLERVYHYFPRLKQRRDAKAGYVSGGEQQMVAIGRALMSKPKIVLLDEPSMGLAPILVEEIFNIVSKLNAEENVAVLLAEQNAAMALDFARYAYVMENGRVVLDGEAQVIAGNEDVREFYLGLTAIGKKSYRDVKHYKRRKRWLA